A DNA window from Christiangramia salexigens contains the following coding sequences:
- a CDS encoding TIGR00730 family Rossman fold protein, whose amino-acid sequence MRTHNPNKAWNEIKTNDSWAIFKIMGEFVNGYEKLSQIGPCVSIFGSARTKPDMKYYKLAEKVAKKIVDHGYGVITGGGPGIMEAGNKGAHLAGGTSVGLNIELPFEQHDNPYIDNDKSLDFDYFFVRKVMFVKYSQGFVVMPGGFGTLDELFEAITLIQTHKIDKFPIILVGSEFWRGLVDWIKKTLLDSFQNISAADIDLVQVVDTEDEVIEILDQFYDEYNLSPNF is encoded by the coding sequence ATGAGAACACATAATCCAAATAAAGCCTGGAACGAAATAAAAACGAACGACTCATGGGCTATCTTTAAAATAATGGGTGAATTTGTAAATGGCTATGAGAAGCTAAGTCAAATTGGTCCCTGCGTATCTATTTTTGGTTCTGCCAGGACTAAGCCGGATATGAAGTATTACAAACTGGCAGAAAAGGTTGCAAAAAAGATCGTTGATCACGGTTATGGTGTAATTACCGGTGGTGGTCCCGGAATCATGGAAGCTGGTAATAAAGGTGCACATTTGGCCGGAGGAACTTCTGTTGGTTTGAATATTGAATTGCCTTTTGAGCAACACGACAATCCATATATTGATAATGACAAGAGTTTGGATTTTGACTATTTCTTTGTTAGAAAAGTAATGTTCGTTAAATATTCTCAGGGATTCGTTGTAATGCCGGGGGGATTTGGAACTCTGGACGAACTATTCGAAGCGATTACCCTTATCCAGACACACAAGATCGATAAATTCCCTATAATTCTGGTAGGTTCAGAATTTTGGAGAGGACTTGTAGATTGGATTAAAAAGACGCTTCTGGATAGCTTTCAAAATATTAGTGCAGCAGACATAGATCTTGTTCAGGTAGTGGATACCGAAGACGAGGTTATAGAAATATTAGACCAATTCTACGACGAATATAATTTAAGTCCTAATTTCTAG